The segment AAGCAATAAATAATGGTGATGTCAATGTAGTTGATGCCTATTCTACCGACAGTGAACTGAAACAATACGATTTAGTCGTCCTAGAAGATGACCGAGGCTTGTTCCCTACCTACCAAGGCGCACCATTGATGAATGAAGATTTTGCCAATGATCATCCAGAAGTCGTGGCAGCTTTAGAGAAACTTAGCGGCAAAATAACGGAAGAACAGATGCAAACGATGAATTATCAAGTAAATGTCGAGAAAAAACAACCAGCTGAAGTGGCACGACAATTTTTGGTTGACCAAGGTTTAGTGAAGGAGGATAACAATTGACCGAACTGATTGAATTTAAAAACGTCCAAAAAACCTTTAATGACAAGTATGCAATTAGACAATTAGACCTTTCAATCAATGAGGGAGAGATCTTTGTATTGGTAGGTCCTTCGGGAAGTGGAAAGACAACTTCACTAAAAATGATCAATGGACTCTCATTACCAAGTGTCGGTGAGGTATATTTCAAAGGTAAATCATTAAAGGACTATAACTTGCAAAAAATGCGTTGGCAAATGGGATATGTCTTGCAACAGATTGCATTATTTCCAACGATGACTGTCAAACAGAATATCGAAGTGATCCCTGAAATGTTAGGCTGGGAAAAACAGAAACGATCCGAGACTTCGGATCAGTTACTGACAAAAGTTGGTTTAGATCCTGATGTCTATCGTGATCGAATGCCACAAGAATTGTCTGGAGGAGAACAACAGCGTGTAGGGATCATTCGGGCGTTAGCAGCCAATCCTGAAGTGATCTTGATGGATGAGCCTTTCAGTGCGTTGGACCCTCTATCAAGAACTTCCTTGCAGGAGCTTGTTTTATCACTTCATAAAGAATTAGGTACGACGATTGTTTTTGTTACCCATAATATGGAAGAAGCAATTAAACTAGGGGATCGCATCGCTGTGATGAAAGAAGGGGCATTGATCCAATGTGATACACCAGAACAATTATTGATGCATCCTAAGAATGACTTTGTACGTAGTTTCTTCGAGGAATCGATCCAAGAAAAAGATCAGACAGTTGAACAACTTGTACTTGCTGGCTTTTTTGAGAAAGAGATCACTGAACAACGAAGAGTGGTTCAGCTTGATACACCACTAAAACAATTATTTGCTCAACTAGAAGCAGTCGAAACAGTCAACATCTATAAACAAGAAATTCCGATTGGATCGATCTCCAGAGAAAATGTCTTTGCATTTCTAAGTGGGAAACAGAGTTGATTTGGATGTTTTAGACAGGTGAACAATGACTTGTTTAGATAACTAGACACAAAGAAGTAGTGGTTCAATAAAAGTTATTTAAAAAAATATTAGAATAACAAATAAAGAAATGATTGAATAAAGGCGTTGATTTTCGGATGCTTTTATTCGATCATTTATTATTACGAATATTATTTAACGGTAAATTAAAAATATCTCATGTTATCTTCATTTTTCTTGTAGACATAAGACGATTTATATTTTAAAATTATGATTAAGTAATAGTACATATATTTTTGTTGGAATCTTATTTCAATGATAAATCTAAAAGAAAATTGAATAATCATATAAGAAAAAAATGAAAAAATCACAGACGGGGTGTTATTTTTTTGTTTATTACTGTGCTTTTTTATTAGATTTGGGGGAGTAAAATGAAAGGAATATTAAATAAACAAAGTACAAGGCAATTAGCATTATTAGAATTGCTGTGGGAAAATGAATGGTTGACCGTATCGAAAATTGTCCAAGTCATCGGGGGAGTCGAAAAGACGATACGAACGGATATCAAACATTTAAATGAAATAATCAAACCGCTTAAAATTGAAACATCTTTTAAACACGGGGTTTTCTTGGATAAAACACTTGGGGTCTCAAAAACACATCTTTATTCTTTGTTTTTGCAAAACTGCATCGAATGTCAGATCATCGAAGAAATTTTTATCAATCCGAAGCTTTCTAAAGGTGAGTTATGTGATTGCTTGTTTATCTCAGAGACACAGTTGAACCGCTTGTTGGCCAAGCTAAATTCAGTTTTAGAAAAATTTTCAATACAAATCAGTCATGAATTGACGATTGAAGGTTCAGAGATAAATATTCGTAAATTATTTGCTAGTTTGATGTATGAAAAATATCTTTCTGCGGAACCGCTTCTTTTAAAAGAAGAGTTTGACCTGATCGATCGATTGATCCAATGTTTTTATGAGGAAAACATAACGATCATTGAAGCGAATGACCAACATCATTTTTTATTAAATAAAATACATTTAAAAGTACTAGCTGCGCTATATCGATGCAAGCAAGGCGGTTTTATAGAAAAAAAAGCAACTGTTTTTAACTACAAAACCATTTTGAATGACGAAGAATTAAAACGTAGATGTAAAGAATCTTTTGAAATTGAACTGAATGAAGACATATTATACAATTTATTTGCCAACTATTGCGAACCTTTTAAAGTGACCGGAGCTTGCCAACAGTTTGGTATGTTTCAATCATCCTTACATAGTAAAATTGAACGACTGATCAAAGATTTATCTCAACGATTTAATATCGAGTGTTCCCATAGTGATACATTGATTGCTGACATTTTATGGAGTAGTTTTCGAATCACTGGCCCGACTTTCATATTGAACAATGTGATTGAAGAATTTGTTTTAGAATTAATGGGTGAAAATCAAACAATCATGTTTGAATTAAGAGAGTGTTTTGCAGAAATATATGAAGAACTTGAACTTAAACCGTTTGATAAGAAAAATATGGTGTATCAATCGATCTATAGTTTGGTTACACAGTGGTCTGATTTTAGGATCGAGATGAAAAAGACCCATCAGATCAAGGCTGCATTGATCTTGGATGTTCCCATTGGTCATTTGCGTATGTTGAAGGAAGAAATCGAAATGCATTTCAGAAGTACGTACTCCGTTGATATCTTGTCACCATTTGATCTGTTCAGCCAAGTAAAATTAGAAAAATATGACTGTGTGTTGACAGATGTTTGTACAATCCGAGGGTCTATCGAACAACCGAGGGTGATTGGCATCCCACATTATTTCGATAATGAGTTCATTCACAAATTACATACTTTTATTATAAACAGAAAAGAAAGTGTCAAGTTATTTAGAAAAGAACTTGTGATGTAATCTGTTTAATAATCCAATTTATTAGATATGCCTATACTGGTATATCTTTTCTTATTTTTAATTAATAAAAACGCAAAAAATCATTGCTAAACATCTGTTTTGAAAATGGTTATAAATAGAATGATCACTGAATAAATGAGAATACATTAACTTTTTAATCTATACCAATTTTTTTAATGATAGAATTATTGACATTTTCAATACATTCACCTATAAGTTCTAACGTTATTTTACCAAGCGGTCGGTAGATTGAGATTATTTTTAGATAAATCATTATGTTAAAAATAATGTAGACGTTCAATATTTTTTGTTTGGAGAGGTGGAACCGAAATGAGAGAAATCTTAGATGGACGTTTGAAACGTCAGTTGAAGATTTTGGAAATATTATGGGATACTCAGTGGATGACGACAGCTGAATTAGCCGAAATGATCGAAAGCTCAGAAAAAACAACTCGAAATGATCTTTCACAAATCAATGAGATGATTGCACCGCTGACAATTGAAACCTCCTTTAGATCAGGAGTATTGCTAAAGAAAAATATGAAAACACCAAAAGCATTCATCTATTCAAAAATTTTGAGTAAAAGTTTGGAATATACCTTACTTGAGACACTATTTTTTAGAAGAGTAAGTTCAAAAGACGATCTAAGTGATAGTTTATACATATCTGAAACACAAGTATCACGTGTTATTAATCGAATCAATCAAGTCATCAGTAAATATGAATTTCAAATCAATAATCATCTCGATATTGTAGGTAATGAAGGGAATATTAGAGATTTTTTTTCTGCTTTCTTTGCAGAAAAATATAATTTACCTGAGAATTTAATGAAAGGCGATGATCTCTCTCTGATCACGGATATCATCGAAGTATTTGTAAAAGAGAATACGATCTGGGCATTAGTCAATAATGACAATCATTTGTTTTTAGGAAATATGAAATTTCATTTATTTATTTGTTTTGTTCGTTTGAAGCAAGATTATCAGTTGATATCGAGGAATATACCGTTTATTTTCCAACATTTCGCAAATGAAACAGAACTTTTAGGACGTATCAATGAAAAGTTTGTCGTCAATTTAAGAGAAGAAAACCTCCAACAACTTTTCTATGAGTTTTATCAACCGATTCATCCGACTTTACGATTACAATATTTAAATGTCCAAGTTGATGCAGTAAATCAAAAAAATAAACTAAATCAAGTAATTGAATACTTAGAAAATAAGTTCGGTATAATTTGTGAAAATCGTGATCAATTGATTCATGATATTTATTGGACAACCATGAATATGGTAAGACCCACCTATATTTTACATAATAAGAAACGAGAATTTTTTCAAAACGTAAAAAGAGACAGTCCCACACTAGTGAAAGATTTAGAAGACCGATTTTTTGAGATTTATCAGACATTAGGATCTGCATTTCATAGTTATTTAGATGAAATGATCCATCAATCTGTCTTCAAGTTGTTGACTTCCTGGTCAGATCTATGGGTACAAGTACGGAAGCAAAAGATAAAACTCAATGTCGCCCTATTATTAGATAGTTCTTATGATCATATGTGTATGCTCAAAGAGGAAATCAAATTTTATTTTCGACATAATATCAATATAGAGATTCTTCACCCTGCGACAAAAATACAAAATGATTATTTAAAAAAGTTTGATTGTCTTCTGACAGATATATATTTCAATGACTATTTTGAAGTGCCTACTCTTGGAATTTCTAACTATTTAGATGAAGTCATCATTGATAAATTGGTCGAGTACTATCACATCAAAGTGGATGAACTTGCTGAGATTTGATCTACTATACAAAAATCAGTTGGCAATTATTTCTGTTGGTGGGAATTATTAAGAAAAGTTCAAACTGATTAGTTAAAATAATATGTTATTTATTTTTTCTTGATTTCATATGGACTCTATAATGCTATTTTATCACTGTTATATATGGGTGATTGGTCAATTATTGTAAGTCTGGTTTGTATTTGTTACTAAAATAAATAACTATATATTCTTATTTTGTTTACCAAACTGGCGGTAAAACTTGGTTTTAAAAGTGCTGGTTTTTTAAGGATAATTGTTTTGTGGGAATTGTGTCGTTTATATTAGGAGGTGAAGGGTGAGATAAAAAAGACGATGTATTACATGATAGGTGTGTTGTTGTTATGCTTTATGAGTCCAACTGTCTATCATGCTCAACAATCAGAAATACAAACAGTTCATGTCGAAGCAACGATCGGTGATTTAGGTAATAGTTCCGAAAATCAAGACGACACAGGGCAGAGTACCCAAAATGAAGAACAGCAAGCTACAGGTCCAACATCAAACAAAAGTGAAGGTTCTTCCTCTAAATTCCCACAAACTGGGGAACGTTTGACCAATGGAATTGCTTTGATCGGTTTATTGCTTACTCTTTTTTCGATAGGATCGTTTTATACATTCAATCAAAAAGAAGAACGACTACAAAAAATTTAGTGAAATAATATAGATTATTTCAGCAAGGAGAGAAATTCAATATGAAGAAGCTAAGTAATTTAGCGATTGTATCTACAATTTTATTAAGTGGTTTAGGACTTGGTTCAATAAACGTTGCTGCCAATGACTTGGGATGGATTCCTGGACAACCAGACAATACACCGGGACAAACGATCAAAGGTGATGACAAAGCAGATGTTCAAGTTTCAGGATGGATCGGAGAATGGGATCCAGTTGATCCAGAAGATAAACGCTATATCGATATCACGATCCCAACGACTGTAAGATATGCAAATGCGATGGCAGAAGACGGAACGCCTCAACCAGAGATCGTTTCCCCATTATATGCAATGACAAATAATTCAACTTCACATAGAGTGATGATCGAAGTAGATAGTTTTGCGGAGACAAGCTCAACTGGGATCACTCAAGATTTGTTCTTTACACCATTAAATGAAGCAGCGGTTCGTTTGCAAAGTGCTTCTGGACAGTTCTTGAATACTCGTACTTATTTGACAACTATTGGAACAGGACAAACAAAATCCTTGAAATTTGAAGGAGCAATCACTAGTCCTTTCCAACAGGATGTTATTGTGACACCTGCATACACGATGTCATTCCATTTTTCTGCATTAGCTAACTAATCTTAGCAAAGTTGATAAGTATTCCATTACTCAGTTTAGTAGAAAGAGCCTGAATGAAAGACTTTTCAGTTATAATTTTGAGAAAGGAGGTTGAGAAAAATGGCACATAGTAATAATATTGAAAAAAAGAATCATAGTAAAAAGAAGAGAACTTATATCTTGTTTTCTTTGCTACTCGTATGTCTTGTAGCAGGGATCGGCGGATACTTTTATTTTAATCAATCTCCTCCTCAAGTAGTGGCAGGATTGCCTGATTTAGATGATCATCTGTCAAGATTGAGTAATGAAGAGATTTTAAAAGCAATGCAAGATCAAGTAGATAAAGACAAAATGCGTATTCTTTTGAAACATGATATAGAAGTTGATAAAGAAGGAAAAGCGAGTGTCGATGTACGTAATAATGGTCAGAATGCATTCAATATCCAAGTAGAATACTATCTAGCATCAAATAATAAACAATTGTATAAATCAGGATTGATTCCTCCAAACAACCGAATAGACTCTATCCCTTTTGAGAATCTACCTGATGCTGGCAGTCATGATGTTAGAATTTTATACAATATTTATAACGAAGAAAAATTGGTCAATACAACAACGATCGATGGTAAAATCAACATTAGTTGATCGCTGATTGAA is part of the Enterococcus mundtii genome and harbors:
- a CDS encoding ABC transporter ATP-binding protein, with amino-acid sequence MTELIEFKNVQKTFNDKYAIRQLDLSINEGEIFVLVGPSGSGKTTSLKMINGLSLPSVGEVYFKGKSLKDYNLQKMRWQMGYVLQQIALFPTMTVKQNIEVIPEMLGWEKQKRSETSDQLLTKVGLDPDVYRDRMPQELSGGEQQRVGIIRALAANPEVILMDEPFSALDPLSRTSLQELVLSLHKELGTTIVFVTHNMEEAIKLGDRIAVMKEGALIQCDTPEQLLMHPKNDFVRSFFEESIQEKDQTVEQLVLAGFFEKEITEQRRVVQLDTPLKQLFAQLEAVETVNIYKQEIPIGSISRENVFAFLSGKQS
- a CDS encoding helix-turn-helix domain-containing protein; the protein is MKGILNKQSTRQLALLELLWENEWLTVSKIVQVIGGVEKTIRTDIKHLNEIIKPLKIETSFKHGVFLDKTLGVSKTHLYSLFLQNCIECQIIEEIFINPKLSKGELCDCLFISETQLNRLLAKLNSVLEKFSIQISHELTIEGSEINIRKLFASLMYEKYLSAEPLLLKEEFDLIDRLIQCFYEENITIIEANDQHHFLLNKIHLKVLAALYRCKQGGFIEKKATVFNYKTILNDEELKRRCKESFEIELNEDILYNLFANYCEPFKVTGACQQFGMFQSSLHSKIERLIKDLSQRFNIECSHSDTLIADILWSSFRITGPTFILNNVIEEFVLELMGENQTIMFELRECFAEIYEELELKPFDKKNMVYQSIYSLVTQWSDFRIEMKKTHQIKAALILDVPIGHLRMLKEEIEMHFRSTYSVDILSPFDLFSQVKLEKYDCVLTDVCTIRGSIEQPRVIGIPHYFDNEFIHKLHTFIINRKESVKLFRKELVM
- a CDS encoding helix-turn-helix domain-containing protein, whose protein sequence is MREILDGRLKRQLKILEILWDTQWMTTAELAEMIESSEKTTRNDLSQINEMIAPLTIETSFRSGVLLKKNMKTPKAFIYSKILSKSLEYTLLETLFFRRVSSKDDLSDSLYISETQVSRVINRINQVISKYEFQINNHLDIVGNEGNIRDFFSAFFAEKYNLPENLMKGDDLSLITDIIEVFVKENTIWALVNNDNHLFLGNMKFHLFICFVRLKQDYQLISRNIPFIFQHFANETELLGRINEKFVVNLREENLQQLFYEFYQPIHPTLRLQYLNVQVDAVNQKNKLNQVIEYLENKFGIICENRDQLIHDIYWTTMNMVRPTYILHNKKREFFQNVKRDSPTLVKDLEDRFFEIYQTLGSAFHSYLDEMIHQSVFKLLTSWSDLWVQVRKQKIKLNVALLLDSSYDHMCMLKEEIKFYFRHNINIEILHPATKIQNDYLKKFDCLLTDIYFNDYFEVPTLGISNYLDEVIIDKLVEYYHIKVDELAEI
- a CDS encoding LPXTG cell wall anchor domain-containing protein: MYYMIGVLLLCFMSPTVYHAQQSEIQTVHVEATIGDLGNSSENQDDTGQSTQNEEQQATGPTSNKSEGSSSKFPQTGERLTNGIALIGLLLTLFSIGSFYTFNQKEERLQKI